ACGAAGCGCCCGGTGTTGACGTCGATGGCCGTGAGGGCTTCGGTTTGCTCGATGATGATGTAACCGCCGCTTTTCAACCAAACCTTCGGTTGCAGCGCCCGGGCGATTTCGACCTCCAGGCCGAAGTGATCAAACACCGGCTCCGCTTCGTCATAGAAATCCACGGTGCAGTTAATGCGGGGCATGTGCTTGCCGAAAAACGACATGATCTTGTCGTATTCGTCGCGGGAATCAATCAACACCCGGCCGATGTCGGCGCGAAACAGGTCGCGGATCGCCCGCAGCGTGATCGACAGATCGCTGTGCAACAGAGACCGCGCTTTGGCGGTATCGTATTTTTTCTGGACGCTTTTCCACACTTCGACCAGGAATTCCACGTCGTTGACCAGCGCTTCACGATCTTTGCCCTCGGCCGCGGTGCGTACGATAAATCCCATTCCCGTCGGCCGCAGTTGCTCCACCACTTCTTTGAGTCGCGCTCGCTCCTCCTCGTCGTCGATGCGACGCGACACGCCGACGTGATCCATATACGGCATCAACACCAGATTGCGGCCCGGTAGGCTGATGTGGCTGGTGATGCGCGCGCCTTTGGTGCCGATGGGCTCCTTGGCGACCTGCACCATGATCTCTTGCCCTTCACGCAGCAAGTCTTCGATCGGCACGGCCGGCACCGGGTGCGGCATGGCGCCCTCGCTCATCTCCATATTCACTTCGTCGAAACTCTCGCTGGTTTCGCGCGGCAGAGTCGGTACCCGTTCGCTGTCGGCGTCGTCGCCCGAACGCTCGAATACGGCAATGTCGTTCACCGGATCGCGCACGTCGGCCACGTAGAGAAATGCGGCGCGATCCAAACCGATGTCGACGAACGCGGCCTGCATGCCCGGCAGCACCCGGGTGACGCGACCTTTGTAGATATTGCCGACAATTCCCTGCTCGCGAGCCAATTCAATATGCAGTTCGGCCAGATGACCGTTCTCCAAAAGAGCGACACGCTTCTCCTGATGGGTAACGTTGATGATTAGTTCGTTATCCGGCATGGATACTTCGCTCCTTGGTTGACTTCGCGTTGGATTCTAGGCGATGCGTCCCGGCCCCGCAAGAACAAGCCGCCCGGTTCCTATCACTCGCGCCACAGTGTCTCTGTTTTACGAATCGCCGTGGGATTCACCGGCCGCCCCGGCAGCCCGAGCATTTCCGCCGCCAACACGGCGATCTTCAAACCGCCGCCGGCCTTCATCATCTGCCGCACATGCAGCGAATCTCCTTCCACCCTCGCCTCGGCTACCAGCGACCGCGCGTCGACACGGCGCGCCTTTCCCTTCTTCACGATATCTACCGGCCAATTTTCCGCCGCCAGAAATCGCGTGACCGCCTCGCCCGCCGCCGGGGCGTCCAGGCGCGATAAATCGATTTCGTACACAAAACCCACGACGTCTCCGTTAATGCTCGGCGCATCAAGTGCTTTGCTATGCGCTTCGCATAACTCGATACCTTCCGGCAATTCTCGCGCCAGTTCGCTGCGTACCTGCGCCGCGTCAAGTGATTCGTTAAGTGTCAGTTCGAACCACTCTGCATCGCTGGCGATACCCACCGCCAGCGGCGGCCCGAAAGCGATCTTCGGAAGCGGGTGAAAACCCTGGCTGTACACCAAGGGCAGCGCCGCACGCCGCGCCGCACGCGCCATGGCCCGCGATAAGTCCAAATGTCCCAGCCACCGCGTCGGGCCGAACCGGCGGTAGCGGAACCAGTAGCGAAACCGCGCATCCTCCGGCGGCGCCGCCGCGAGGGAAATCGGCGGCTCGGCAATGGCGGGTGCCGCGAAGTCGTTGGCGGCTTCATCGATGCAAGCGCCGCACGCCCCGCACCGGCCGGTACGGCAATCCTCGGTCACTTCGGCGGCCAAAGCGCGTTCCTTCTCACGCTGCAAGAAGGCTTTGTCGACGCCGACATCCACACCGTCCCAAGGTAACGGGTCCCCATCGGGAATCCGCCGTGTTGCCGCGGCCTCCAGGTCGATCCCGGCCGCCGCGAATGCCTCCCGCCAACGGTCGAGGCGGAAATACTCGCTCCACCCGTCAAAACGGGCGCCGGCGCGATACGCCGCCTCGATGGCCGCCGCGGCCCGACGATCGGCACGCGCCAACGCCGCTTCCACCAGACTCGTTCGCCAATCGTGTACTTTGTAGACTGCGCCGCCGCGCCGTTTACGTTTCGTCGCCAGAAAAGGCTCCATACGGTGTCGCACAATCTCTGGATCGGCCATCCCGAAGCGCTCGAATGGCGTATGCGGCTTGGGCACGAAGATGCTGACGGTCACGTTGACGCGCGCCCGCTTCGTGACGCTCTTACCCAGCGCGTACACGCGGTCGACGAGGTCGAAAATCGCGGCGACGTCCTCGTCGGTTTCGGTCGGCAGGCCGATCATGAAATACAGCTTCACAATCTCCCATCCCGCTTCGAACACCCGGCGCACCGACTCCAGCACCATGTCGTCGGAAATCGGTTTGTTGATGACGCGGCGCAATCTTTCGGTCGCGGCTTCGGGGGCCAGGGTAAATCCGGTGCGGCGCACGCGGCTGATCGCCTCGGCCAACTCGCCCTCCAGCGACTCAGCCCGCAGGCTCGGCAGCGAGAGCGCAATGCGTTGCGGCGCCAGTTCGTTCATCATGTGCGGTATCACGGTCTGGACCGGAGACCAATCACCGGTCGAAAGCGACAACAAGCCCACCTCGTCGTATCCGGTGGTCGCCAAACTCTCCCGCGCGGCACGGGCGATCGTCGCGCCTTCGCGCTCGCGAGCCGGACGGTACAAGTAGCCGGCCTGGCAAAAGCGACAGCCCCGAAGGCAACCGCGCATCACTTCCAGCGCCAGTCGATCGTGGACCGCTTGAATATTCGACACCAGCGGACGGCGCGGCAGCGGCGTCGCATCCAAATCGTGCACCAGACGACGTCGGACGCGTTCCGGCTCGCCCGGATCGAGGTCGAAACCGTCAAAGCGCGCGCCGTCGAATCGCGGTGTTCGGCGGGAAGGCACGTACACGCCGGCGATTTTCGCCACGGCCTCGAGCATCGCCTGTCGCCCGCCCGACCGCCCTTTCACTTCCCGTACGGCGTCGGCGATTTCGACCACGACTTCCTCGCCGTCGCCCAACACGAGGGCGTCGAAAAACGGAGCCCATGACTCCGGGTTCGTGGCGCACGGCCCGCCCGCGATGGTCAGCGGTGCGTCATCCGAACGATCGGCCGCTAGCAAGGGAAGCCCGGCCAAATCGAGCATCTGAAGCACACCGGCGGCCGCCAACTCGTACTGAAGCGTGAAACCCAGCACGTCGAAGTCGGCTATGGGCTCTTTGGATTCCAGCGCGAACAGCGGCAAACCCACGTCGCGCAACACCTTCTCCATATCCGGCCACGGCGCATAGACGCGCTCCGCCGCGCACCAGGTTAGCTCGTTGAGCGCCGCATAAAGCAGTTGGTAGCCCAGATGACTCATGCCGATTTCATAGACGTCGGGGAAAGCCAACGCGAAGCGCACGTCGACCGCGGATGGCTCCTTGCGAACCGAGCCGATTTCACCGCCGGTATAACGGGCGGGCTTTTCTACCTGGGCGAGCAGTTCATCCATTGGCGTCGCTCGTGTGTTCGTCGTGGAAAATGGAAACGCAGCCGACGTATTTTTCTAGAAGCGAAGCTGAAAAAGGTTTGTCCGCCATACTTGTTCTTTTTTTCCGGACAACGTTTCGCCCTCGAAGAATCCCACGGCCGGCAGGCGCCATGTCAATCCCGGCGTTTGATTCAGGTCCAGGCTCGCCGCGGCGTCTTCCTTAGTAACGTCAGCCGGTAAGGTCAAACCAAGAGCCAGGCCGCCGCCAAAACCGGCCATGCCGGTAATGATCATCATCGTGTCGAAATTCTTGTCGGCATCGGGGTTCTGGTAGAAAACCAGCAACAGGCCGCCGACCACCAAACCGCTGAACACGCCTAAACCCGAGGCGATCAACACCGTTTTGCCGCGGCCGGGTTCGTAGGTAGTCGTCGGTAAATAGAGGTCCCGCTCTTCGTCCCAGACGAAGCCGTCATCGGATCCGGAATCTTCGTTCCCGTCCTCCGCCGCGCCGCAAACCGGCAACAAAACCAGACAAAAAGACAGCAGAAACGCGACAATTCGGCGCACGGCAGTGATCCCCTATAGCATGAACATGAAAAAGTTACGGTAGTTTATGGGCTTGGCGGAGTCGGGTCAAGCGACACCCCACCGGCATCATTCACCCATCGCTTTGACGACGACTCGTTTGCGCCGCCGACCGTCGAATTCGCAATAATACACTTGCTGCCACGGCCCCAAATCCAATTGCCCTTCGGTAATCGGCAGCACCACCTGGTGATGCACTAGAATGCTCTTCAAGTGAGCGTCGCCGTTGTCCTCCCCGGTACGGTGATGGCGATAGTCTTTGCCGAACGGCGCCAGCCCTTCAAGCATCTGGTCGATATCGGCAATGATTCCCGGCTCGGCGTCGTTGACCCAAATGCCGGCGGTGATGTGCATAGCGCTGACCAACACCATGCCTTCCTCGATGGCGGCTTCAGCCACAACTTCCTCGATTTTCGCAGTGATGTTGAGGTATTCGCGTCTTTTGGATGTGTTGAACCATAGGTATTCGGTGTGACTTTTCATCGAAATGCTCCTCACTCACCTCAATTCGAGCGCAACGTACTCCCCTACATTGGTTCGCATGATGAAACCGGTCAAGTCTAAAAAAAGAAAAGGGAAAGCGCGATGCGCTTCCCCCGAGTCATCCAAGTTGGCCGATATTAGCCGAGGATTTTCCCCAGCTTCATGGCCAGGCTCATGTCACCACTGATCTTGACTTTGCCCGTCATGAAGGCCATCTGCGGATTCAGGCTGCCGTCGATGATCGCCAGCAGATCTTCATCCGTCACCGTCACGGTGCAATTGGCGCTTTCCGCCGGGCCACTAGCCACGGCCGGAGCATCACCGGTTAAATCGACGTGCCACTCACCGCCGTCGTCACCAGTTACGTTGAACTGATAAACCGCATTGATGTTTTCGACTTTCGACGGGTCCGCAGCCATCTTGGTCGCCATGTTCTCAAATACTTCGTTTACGGAACTGGCCATTATTGGATCCTCCTGACAATTATGCCGCCGCACACCGACAGCGTTCGGGTGACTTTTCTTCGTGCAAATGGACCTTTCGTCTAATAGCGTTTTCCCTGTGTGGTGTCAACGCCATTTCGCGCCCCGCCCTGCAACAAAACCGCCCCCCGGGTGTCTCACGGACTTGACAAGCGGGACTCCGGCCCCAAATCTATGGGCCGGTTATAGAGTATAAAACCAACGAGGAGCCAAACGTATGAGACACATCGCCGCAATCAAGTGGTTTCTACCGCTTCTGGTGATCTTTCTGGTCGCCGGATGCGGGATTAGTAGTAATGACTCAAAGCCCGCGGGCGTCGAAGAAACCCAACCCCCAACCGCAGCGGCGGCGGACGGCAAAATCGAGGTCACGCTCTACGCCATGAGTGAATGCCCCTTCGGCGTGCCGGCGGAAAAGGTCGTCCACAAAGTCAGCCAGACCCTCCCGGACGCCCTGGACCTGCGCCTGATTTTCATCGTCGGCCAGGGTCCAGATGGTAAACTCAATTCTCTGCACGGCCCCGGCGAACTGCAAAAGAACATCGTGCAAGCCTGCGTCGGGAAAACCGCCCTCGCTAAACAGTACGAATTCGTCTTTCGTTGGAACGAATCGGGCAAGGATTGGCAGGAAGTCGCCAAAGAGCTCGAACTCGACGCAAGCGCGATCGAATTGTGCGCCGCCAACGAGGGCGAGTCGATCATGCGCGAGCACCTGGCCGAAACCGAGAAAAACCAGGTCAACGCGAGCCCGACGATTCTGATCAACGGCCAACGGTACGGCGGCGGCATCAACAGCCTCGAACTGTTCGGGGCCATCTGCCAAGCCTCCGGCGACAAACGCCCCGCCGCCTGCGCCAACCCGCCCGACACACTCTCGCGCAGCGACGGAAGCGGCGCCGGCTCGTGCAACAGGCCGGGCACGCCTCCCAAACTACCCGACGAACTGGTGGACAAAACGCCGATCGAACATACGGTCGTGGTGGCCGGCAACGCCGTCGATCAGAGCCGGGTCGAGGAAGTGTTGAACCAGACCCGCGCGCTGTATCCGAACGTCAAGATCAACAAAGTGAAGTCCGATTCCGCGCTGGGCAAAAAGCTGATCGCCAAATACAACCTTCGCATGTTGCCCGCGTTTATTTTCCCGAAAGAAGTGAAGGATCGGAAAAACTTTCAAGCTTTGCAACAACACTTGCTCGAACTCGAAGACGGCTACATACTGGCCCCGCAAATCGGCAGCAATTTCTTCCTCGATCGCGAGCCGGAGAAGAAACGCCTCGACATCTTCTTCACGCCCTTCTCGCCCAAGGCGTTGCGCGTATTGCTGGACGTCGGCGACCTCCTGGCGCGTCCCGACGTCCAAGCGCTGGGCGTCGATATCCACTTGCGCCCCTTTGCGATGGTTCAAGACGGACAAATCCAAAGCCAGATGGGGCCGCCCGAAATCGAAGAGATGCTGCGCGTTCTGGCCGTGATCGAACAGGACCCCGCCAAGGCCTGGGATTACCTGAAAGCCCGCTATGAAAACCCGATGTCCAGTTGGTGGGAAGAATATGTCAAAAGCGCCGGCCTCGATCCCGACGTGGTGAAAAAAGCCGCGCAGTCCGACACCGCGGCCGCCAAGCTCGCCGAAAACAGTAACCTGGCCGGCACCCTCGCCATCGCCGAGGATTTCGTGGTGCTGGTGGAAAACCGGGAATTGGCGCGCATTGTTGACAAGGACTCATTCAAGAAGCTGCTGTTCGACCTGGCGAAATAGCGTACCGACGTTCGTTACTATCAAGCCCGCCGCCGCCGGTGGGCTTTTTTCATCTTCGCTTCGCCACACCGTCCTCTTCGGCCACGATCCGCGCCGCGCCGATCGGCATCAGGTATTCGCAGTTGCGGCCGCGCTTCGACTTCATCCAGAATCCCCACTCGAAGTCGGTGATCCCCGCCTCGGTCACGCAACCGGAGTGAATCGTCGGTGTTTCGTAGTTGCAGCCGTCCGCCGTGCCGATAATGTTCACGCATATCGAGTAGCATCCGTCGCTTCCATACACGTTCGCCGGCAAACGATTGCCGGAATCGTCGACGCCCACCCCGGCGTAGGATACCGACACCTGGCCTTCTTCGCCGGTATCGAAATAGATCAGATGGTAATCTGCGACCCGCAAACCCGATGTGCCGGATTCATCATAGGTGATCGTCAGGGTGTCCAGCATGTAGTCCCCGCCGATGTCCGGCGCCTCGTCGCCGTCGTATACGGCAATGCCCAGATTGCGAATCTTCTTCACTTCGTCCAGTTCGCACGGTTCGCCTTCGACAACGCGGCCGCTTTCGCCTCCGACCACCGGCACCGTCGAATCGTCGTCATCGCCCGCCTCGTCATCGTCGCCGCTTGTGGCTTTGCCGCCCCCGCCGCCACCGCAGGCCATGAAAAGCCCAAAACAAACAAGAACAAGCGCCGCCAATACACACCACAGCCAAGCCGACTTGAACATAATTCCGGTCTCCTTGCCGAATTCTTTGCACATATAAAAGCGTTGACGGGGGTTAGAATACAACGCCGCACGAAGCCTGTCTAACTAAGGGCGAAACGCTGCCGAAAACGCAATCAGTCCAGCGCCGCTAGGCGCTTATCCTTCACGCGCTCGCCGAGGTAATCGGGCAACAGGATCGGGCTTTTGATCGGCGCGTCCAGCCCCGCTTCTTTGCGCTCCTTCACGAACCGGTGTACGTGCTCGAGATTCGGCGTGCCCGCTTCGTAGCGATCCTTGGCGTACTGCGCCGCCTCACGCCCGGCGATGCGCCCGAAGACCGTCACGTCCAAGAGCGAATTGCCCATCAAGCGGTTCTCGCCGTGCACGCCGCCGCTGACTTCACCTGCCGAGTAAAGGCCCGGCAACACTGTCTCGCACTTGGAGTCGTAGGCCAGGCCGCCGTTCTGGTAGTGCAGCGTCGGACCCACGAGCATCGGTACCTTGCTGATGTTGATGCCGTAGCGTTTGAAAAGAATGAACTTGCCCGGGAACTCGCGTTCGACCGTGCCCGGCCCGTGCAGTTGCTCGATCATCGGGCTGTCGAGCCACGCGCCGAATTTGCCCGTCGGAGTCGGCACGCCCTTGCCGACCTTGCCGCACTCGCGAATGATGCTCGCCGCTTCCACGTCGCGGGGCTCGCGTTCGAAGACGAACTGGTTGCCCTCCACGTTCAGGATGTGCGCACCGAAACCACGCACTTTTTCCGTGATCAAAAGACCCTCGGCCTGTTCCGGGAACACCGCGCCGGTCGGGTGATACTGCACCGCGTGCAGGAACGTGACCGGCACTCCCGCGCGGTAGGCCATGACCAGGCCGTCGCCGGTGGCGCCGTAATGATTGGTCGTCATGAAGCCCTGCACATGCAGGCGGCCCGAACCGCCGGTGGCCATCACGACGGCTTTGGCGTGCACCACGTAGGGCTCGCGCGTCTCGAGGTTGAACAGCAACGCGCCGCAGCAGTGCCCCTTGTCGTTAAGGATCAGCTCGACAGCCGGATTGAACTCCAGCACTTCGATCCGGTCGGCTCGATTGCGCGCTTCGTCGCGCAGCGTGCGCATGATCTCCGCCCCGGTGATGTCGGCCGCGAAGTGCATGCGCTTGCGACACGTGCCGCCGCCGTGCGCTGTACGCAGCGTGCCGTCCTCGTCGCTCTCTTTCGAAAGCAGGCAGCCCATGCCTTCCAGCCACTCGATGACCAGCGGCGCTTCGGTCACCAGCGTGCGCACCAGTTCCGGCGGATTCTTGAAATGCCCGCCGCCTATCACGTCGAGGTAGTGGAAGTAGGGACTGTCCCAACCCACTTTCGTCGCCGCTTGGATGCCGCCCTCGGCCATCATCGTGTTGGCGTCGCCGTGCCGCAGCTTGGTGGCGAGAATGACCCGCACGCCCGCTTCGGCGGCCAATAGCGCCGCGCTCGTGCCTGCGCCGCCGCCGCCGATCACCAGCACGTCCGTCGTATAGTCAGCCTCTGTAACGTCCACTACGCCCGGCTCGACCAACGGTGCGGCCTCGAGCAGGTCGGCGATTTCGTGACAGATCGCGTAGTCTTTACTCACGCCGCAGGCCAGCGGGCGCCGCCCTTCCTCTTTGTAGTCGGGGTGGTATTTGAGCCGTTCGGTCCGCTCTTCCAGCGACAGCGGCGGAAAGTCCTTTCCCTCCCTGGCGCCGGCCACACGCTCGCTACGCGTTGCTTCGACGCGCTTGATCAGGTCGAGCATTTCCTGTGTGTATCCCACAATCCCCTCCTACAGGTAGGTATCGTCCTTGGGTTTCCAGTTGGGGTTTTCTTCTTGCGGCTGCATCTCGCGCTGTACGTACAGCTTGCGCAGACCGGCGTCTTCCATCTTGACCAACTCGTCGAGCGAGTCGTCGAAAGTGCCGATGCGGATGCGTTCGGTCTGTTCGGCCAAATGCTTGCTGCGCGGCATCAGATGCACACCCACCAAACGCCGAGCCAGTTCCGCGATGTGGTATTGCTTGAGTTCGGCCGGGCAACGCGCCGCGCACAGGCCGCACATGACGCAGTCGAATGAGAGCCTTGCCGCTTCGCGCAGGTCGCCGCGAATGACGGCGCTGATGTATTCCATTACCGGGATTTCCATCGGGCAGCTTTTCGTGCAGGTATTGCAGCCCATGCACTTGTAGAGATCCGGGTAGAGCGCCGCGATCGCCTGGACCGTCGCCTCGGTTTGATCCACGTCGTAGGTCGCTTTCGGCGCCGGGAAGAAGGGGATTTGGGCGATGTACATCCCTTCTTGCACGACGGTCTGGCAGGCTAGGCCGACTTCGATTTTGTAGCTGCCCGTGTAGCGGAACACCGTCGCGCATGCTCCGCAAATGCCGCCGCGGCATCCGCACCCACGAATCCATTTATAGCCCGCGTATTCGAAGGCCTTCTGGATCGTTAGCGAGTCGGGCACGACGTATTGCTTGCCCATGATATAAATGTTCACGACTTCCGGCGTGGCTTGGTCGCTCATGTCATCCCCCTATCGCGCGATAAAAATTCCCAGAATGATTCCGAACACCAACGCCGCGATCACCATGAAGTAATTGTCGAGGCGGCGCAGCAAGGGGTTTTGTGGAATCGTCTCCGGGATTTTCTCGTCCACGATGTAGTCTTTTATTTCCGTGTCCACCTGCGGACATGACAGAATGCAGGAAAAGCAGAGTTCGCAGTCCTCGGCCACGATCGATTCCAGCGCGAAACTCGTCCGGCGGTCGGTGACCGAAAGCCGATCGGGTTCCCGCCGCAAAACCGGGCACGAGTCCAGGCAGTTGCCGCAGGCCAGGCAAG
The DNA window shown above is from Candidatus Lernaella stagnicola and carries:
- a CDS encoding Rne/Rng family ribonuclease, with translation MPDNELIINVTHQEKRVALLENGHLAELHIELAREQGIVGNIYKGRVTRVLPGMQAAFVDIGLDRAAFLYVADVRDPVNDIAVFERSGDDADSERVPTLPRETSESFDEVNMEMSEGAMPHPVPAVPIEDLLREGQEIMVQVAKEPIGTKGARITSHISLPGRNLVLMPYMDHVGVSRRIDDEEERARLKEVVEQLRPTGMGFIVRTAAEGKDREALVNDVEFLVEVWKSVQKKYDTAKARSLLHSDLSITLRAIRDLFRADIGRVLIDSRDEYDKIMSFFGKHMPRINCTVDFYDEAEPVFDHFGLEVEIARALQPKVWLKSGGYIIIEQTEALTAIDVNTGRFVGKHNLEDTILKTNLEAIKEICFQLRLRNIGGLIIIDFIDMEKEGNREKVFRALQEQLTRDRAKTNILKISELGLVEMTRKRTRESIARVLSEPCPYCEGKGYVKSKTAICGEIFREIKKEVASSCSKSIILHVHPEIADLLYEEERAGVEFLEESCGTDITIKDNSSFHLEQFEIICA
- a CDS encoding secondary thiamine-phosphate synthase enzyme YjbQ; this translates as MKSHTEYLWFNTSKRREYLNITAKIEEVVAEAAIEEGMVLVSAMHITAGIWVNDAEPGIIADIDQMLEGLAPFGKDYRHHRTGEDNGDAHLKSILVHHQVVLPITEGQLDLGPWQQVYYCEFDGRRRKRVVVKAMGE
- a CDS encoding SCP2 sterol-binding domain-containing protein; protein product: MASSVNEVFENMATKMAADPSKVENINAVYQFNVTGDDGGEWHVDLTGDAPAVASGPAESANCTVTVTDEDLLAIIDGSLNPQMAFMTGKVKISGDMSLAMKLGKILG
- a CDS encoding 4Fe-4S dicluster domain-containing protein, which translates into the protein MASISELSPTLPDDKKRTVDQLLEIKEPPVARFRLLSRGMEAYHRLYIVGEEDLTGDRACLACGNCLDSCPVLRREPDRLSVTDRRTSFALESIVAEDCELCFSCILSCPQVDTEIKDYIVDEKIPETIPQNPLLRRLDNYFMVIAALVFGIILGIFIAR
- a CDS encoding 4Fe-4S dicluster domain-containing protein, yielding MSDQATPEVVNIYIMGKQYVVPDSLTIQKAFEYAGYKWIRGCGCRGGICGACATVFRYTGSYKIEVGLACQTVVQEGMYIAQIPFFPAPKATYDVDQTEATVQAIAALYPDLYKCMGCNTCTKSCPMEIPVMEYISAVIRGDLREAARLSFDCVMCGLCAARCPAELKQYHIAELARRLVGVHLMPRSKHLAEQTERIRIGTFDDSLDELVKMEDAGLRKLYVQREMQPQEENPNWKPKDDTYL
- a CDS encoding FAD-binding protein; protein product: MGYTQEMLDLIKRVEATRSERVAGAREGKDFPPLSLEERTERLKYHPDYKEEGRRPLACGVSKDYAICHEIADLLEAAPLVEPGVVDVTEADYTTDVLVIGGGGAGTSAALLAAEAGVRVILATKLRHGDANTMMAEGGIQAATKVGWDSPYFHYLDVIGGGHFKNPPELVRTLVTEAPLVIEWLEGMGCLLSKESDEDGTLRTAHGGGTCRKRMHFAADITGAEIMRTLRDEARNRADRIEVLEFNPAVELILNDKGHCCGALLFNLETREPYVVHAKAVVMATGGSGRLHVQGFMTTNHYGATGDGLVMAYRAGVPVTFLHAVQYHPTGAVFPEQAEGLLITEKVRGFGAHILNVEGNQFVFEREPRDVEAASIIRECGKVGKGVPTPTGKFGAWLDSPMIEQLHGPGTVEREFPGKFILFKRYGINISKVPMLVGPTLHYQNGGLAYDSKCETVLPGLYSAGEVSGGVHGENRLMGNSLLDVTVFGRIAGREAAQYAKDRYEAGTPNLEHVHRFVKERKEAGLDAPIKSPILLPDYLGERVKDKRLAALD
- a CDS encoding TIGR03960 family B12-binding radical SAM protein, producing the protein MDELLAQVEKPARYTGGEIGSVRKEPSAVDVRFALAFPDVYEIGMSHLGYQLLYAALNELTWCAAERVYAPWPDMEKVLRDVGLPLFALESKEPIADFDVLGFTLQYELAAAGVLQMLDLAGLPLLAADRSDDAPLTIAGGPCATNPESWAPFFDALVLGDGEEVVVEIADAVREVKGRSGGRQAMLEAVAKIAGVYVPSRRTPRFDGARFDGFDLDPGEPERVRRRLVHDLDATPLPRRPLVSNIQAVHDRLALEVMRGCLRGCRFCQAGYLYRPAREREGATIARAARESLATTGYDEVGLLSLSTGDWSPVQTVIPHMMNELAPQRIALSLPSLRAESLEGELAEAISRVRRTGFTLAPEAATERLRRVINKPISDDMVLESVRRVFEAGWEIVKLYFMIGLPTETDEDVAAIFDLVDRVYALGKSVTKRARVNVTVSIFVPKPHTPFERFGMADPEIVRHRMEPFLATKRKRRGGAVYKVHDWRTSLVEAALARADRRAAAAIEAAYRAGARFDGWSEYFRLDRWREAFAAAGIDLEAAATRRIPDGDPLPWDGVDVGVDKAFLQREKERALAAEVTEDCRTGRCGACGACIDEAANDFAAPAIAEPPISLAAAPPEDARFRYWFRYRRFGPTRWLGHLDLSRAMARAARRAALPLVYSQGFHPLPKIAFGPPLAVGIASDAEWFELTLNESLDAAQVRSELARELPEGIELCEAHSKALDAPSINGDVVGFVYEIDLSRLDAPAAGEAVTRFLAAENWPVDIVKKGKARRVDARSLVAEARVEGDSLHVRQMMKAGGGLKIAVLAAEMLGLPGRPVNPTAIRKTETLWRE